In the genome of Denticeps clupeoides chromosome 13, fDenClu1.1, whole genome shotgun sequence, one region contains:
- the LOC114801887 gene encoding uncharacterized protein LOC114801887 isoform X1, which produces MPHGGHLGSLYTLQKPRHRSNCMDMFFLKALLLVFLHGFPGSFSLWTVSKVAMQTGGSVTIPCHYHHMYKDAVKYWCKGKAWATCLEIGRHPLKGQRTRFLVTDDPTELVITLTMRNLQVRDTNRYWCAVKLGGFMRPDVRSSFTLQVTDDLPALYVKDTMMLAEVGTNVTVTCHYSNSLKSSVKKWCESGDLHSCKMTQNSEASLEIADDGEGVFTVTMMEVQRKGTGWYWCSAGDIQAPVHINVTQGAQSNTASSTDASPTSWITGQSMSPTAAVLIQTTDTQQRTTSILALQSTTLPAASLQTPGSPSASASLQPSTSTALRVPTHQATSSGSSSLTARPSDNYTISISSHRPINWHLVVPSVGTVFSVVVVVGVSWRCWTNHKRDLVRTALDNMTDEMSLEEDMEEEFQNTCLLHHDIENQNDLSV; this is translated from the exons ATGCCGCATGGCGGACATCTAGGATCTCTTTACACACTACAGAAGCCACGCCACAGATCAAATTGCATGGACATGTTCTTCCTGAAGGCGCTGCTCCTCGTCTTTCTGCATGGATTTCCAG GTTCGTTTAGCTTGTGGACAGTGTCCAAAGTGGCAATGCAGACCGGAGGGTCTGTCACCATTCCCTGTCACTACCACCACATGTACAAGGACGCCGTGAAGTACTGGTGCAAAGGCAAGGCCTGGGCGACCTGTCTGGAAATAGGACGCCATCCCCTGAAGGGTCAGAGGACCAGGTTTCTGGTCACAGACGACCCGACTGAGCTGGTCATCACCTTGACCATGAGGAACCTACAGGTGAGGGATACCAACCGCTACTGGTGTGCGGTAAAACTGGGAGGGTTTATGAGACCGGACGTGAGATCGTCCTTTACGCTTCAGGTTACTGATG ATCTTCCAGCTCTCTATGTCAAAGACACAATGATGCTTGCTGAAGTTGGGACAAACGTGACCGTCACTTGTCACTACAGCAACAGTCTGAAGAGCAGCGTGAAAAAGTGGTGTGAGAGTGGAGACCTACACTCGTGTAAGATGACGCAGAACTCGGAGGCCTCTCTTGAAATAGCTGATGATGGCGAGGGAGTTTTCACTGTCACCATGATGGAAGTGCAGAGGAAGGGCACTGGCTGGTACTGGTGCTCGGCTGGAGACATCCAGGCTCCAGTGCACATTAACGTCACACAGGGAGCACAAAGCAACACTGCAT CTTCGACCGATGCTTCCCCAACTTCATGGATAACTGGTCAAAGCATGAGCCCAACAGCAGCTGTTTTAATTCAaactacagacactcagcaaaGGACGACCTCCATTCTGGCACTGCAGTCTACAACACTTCCAGCAGCGTCCCTTCAGACACCAGGATCTCCATCTGCCTCAGCCAGCCTCCAGCCATCAACATCTACAGCTCTCAGAGTTCCTACACATCAAGCAACATCTTCAGGATCATCATCCTTGACAGCTAGACCCTCAGACAATTATACAATAAGCATCAGTAGCCATAG ACCCATAAACTGGCACCTAGTAGTGCCATCTGTTGGGACGGTGTTCagtgtggtggttgtggtggggGTCTCGTGGAGATGCTGGACAAATCACA AAAGAGACCTTGTGAGGACAGCACTGGACAACATGACAGATGAAATGAGT CTCGAGGAAGACATGGAGGAAGAATTTCAAAACACCTGCCTCCTTCATCATGATatagaaaaccaaaatgatctgtcggtgtaa
- the LOC114801887 gene encoding CMRF35-like molecule 5 isoform X2 translates to MPHGGHLGSLYTLQKPRHRSNCMDMFFLKALLLVFLHGFPGSFSLWTVSKVAMQTGGSVTIPCHYHHMYKDAVKYWCKGKAWATCLEIGRHPLKGQRTRFLVTDDPTELVITLTMRNLQVRDTNRYWCAVKLGGFMRPDVRSSFTLQVTDDLPALYVKDTMMLAEVGTNVTVTCHYSNSLKSSVKKWCESGDLHSCKMTQNSEASLEIADDGEGVFTVTMMEVQRKGTGWYWCSAGDIQAPVHINVTQGAQSNTAYTQQRTTSILALQSTTLPAASLQTPGSPSASASLQPSTSTALRVPTHQATSSGSSSLTARPSDNYTISISSHRPINWHLVVPSVGTVFSVVVVVGVSWRCWTNHKRDLVRTALDNMTDEMSLEEDMEEEFQNTCLLHHDIENQNDLSV, encoded by the exons ATGCCGCATGGCGGACATCTAGGATCTCTTTACACACTACAGAAGCCACGCCACAGATCAAATTGCATGGACATGTTCTTCCTGAAGGCGCTGCTCCTCGTCTTTCTGCATGGATTTCCAG GTTCGTTTAGCTTGTGGACAGTGTCCAAAGTGGCAATGCAGACCGGAGGGTCTGTCACCATTCCCTGTCACTACCACCACATGTACAAGGACGCCGTGAAGTACTGGTGCAAAGGCAAGGCCTGGGCGACCTGTCTGGAAATAGGACGCCATCCCCTGAAGGGTCAGAGGACCAGGTTTCTGGTCACAGACGACCCGACTGAGCTGGTCATCACCTTGACCATGAGGAACCTACAGGTGAGGGATACCAACCGCTACTGGTGTGCGGTAAAACTGGGAGGGTTTATGAGACCGGACGTGAGATCGTCCTTTACGCTTCAGGTTACTGATG ATCTTCCAGCTCTCTATGTCAAAGACACAATGATGCTTGCTGAAGTTGGGACAAACGTGACCGTCACTTGTCACTACAGCAACAGTCTGAAGAGCAGCGTGAAAAAGTGGTGTGAGAGTGGAGACCTACACTCGTGTAAGATGACGCAGAACTCGGAGGCCTCTCTTGAAATAGCTGATGATGGCGAGGGAGTTTTCACTGTCACCATGATGGAAGTGCAGAGGAAGGGCACTGGCTGGTACTGGTGCTCGGCTGGAGACATCCAGGCTCCAGTGCACATTAACGTCACACAGGGAGCACAAAGCAACACTGCAT acactcagcaaaGGACGACCTCCATTCTGGCACTGCAGTCTACAACACTTCCAGCAGCGTCCCTTCAGACACCAGGATCTCCATCTGCCTCAGCCAGCCTCCAGCCATCAACATCTACAGCTCTCAGAGTTCCTACACATCAAGCAACATCTTCAGGATCATCATCCTTGACAGCTAGACCCTCAGACAATTATACAATAAGCATCAGTAGCCATAG ACCCATAAACTGGCACCTAGTAGTGCCATCTGTTGGGACGGTGTTCagtgtggtggttgtggtggggGTCTCGTGGAGATGCTGGACAAATCACA AAAGAGACCTTGTGAGGACAGCACTGGACAACATGACAGATGAAATGAGT CTCGAGGAAGACATGGAGGAAGAATTTCAAAACACCTGCCTCCTTCATCATGATatagaaaaccaaaatgatctgtcggtgtaa
- the LOC114801889 gene encoding uncharacterized protein LOC114801889: MKLVIIASLIGTLLNTALALQCFFCEDPRDPGCTSQKLVTCDAGQVCTTNTSTPQGSASNIKRFSISITITINFRSNNVNAGGHNFIVNKGCLNESLCGLDDYQSPSQMSLNLGYRNFTSTSSCCNSTGCNETPLPSPVVKLTNGLQCESCTDEHDQVCSTVLPCVGTEDHCVDDSVVALSGQNVTLRGCASGKVCEVNHLRCCEGRLCNSNRVSPVNAAGQFAVVGRLPLLWCLMLIVSQSMQINA; this comes from the exons ATGAAGCTGGTCATTATTGCCTCATTAATTGGCACCTTGTTAAACACAG CTCTTGCCCTTCAGTGCTTTTTTTGCGAGGATCCAAGGGACCCAGGCTGCACCAGCCAGAAACTGGTCACCTGCGATGCTGGGCAGGTGTGCACCACTAATACTAGCACTCCACAGGGCTCAG CAAGCAATATCAAACGTTTTTCTATTTCCATTACCATCACGATTAATTTTAGGAGCAACAACGTGAACGCTGGAG GTCACAACTTCATTGTCAACAAGGGCTGCCTAAATGAGAGTCTTTGCGGCCTAGATGACTACCAGTCGCCCTCCCAAATGTCTTTAAACCTGGGCTACCGTAACTTCACGTCTACATCTTCATGCTGCAACTCAACTGGCTGCAACGAGACCCCTTTGCCCT CTCCCGTCGTGAAATTGACCAATGGACTGCAGTGTGAGTCCTGTACGGATGAACATGATCAGGTCTGCAGCACTGTCCTGCCCTGTGTGGGAACTGAGGACCACTGTGTGGACGATTCAG TGGTGGCGCTGTCCGGACAGAACGTAACGCTGCGGGGCTGTGCGTCCGgaaaagtgtgtgaggtgaatCATCTGCGGTGCTGCGAAGGGAGgctgtgtaacagtaacagggTGTCCCCTGTAAACGCCGCAGGCCAGTTTGCTGTGGTGGGACGCCTCCCCCTGCTGTGGTGTCTGATGCTCATCGTCTCCCAATCAATGCAAATCAATGCGTGA
- the akr1a1b gene encoding aldo-keto reductase family 1 member A1-B isoform X1: MRLLLSTSSSSSSSSLFVFTRRVLLHRARMGDYAVLNTGRKMPLLGLGTWKSEPGQVKQAVIWALQSGYRHIDCAAIYGNEQEIGEALQETLGPEKTLRREDVFVTSKLWNTKHHPEDVEPALLKTLKDLRLEYLDLYLIHWPYAFQRGDSTFPKKEDGTLLYDDIDYKLTWSAMEKLVGKGLVRAIGLSNFNSRQIDDVLSVAAIKPTVLQVESHPYLAQVELLTHCRDRGLVMTAYSPLGSPDRAWKHPDEPVLLDEPAIASLAVKYNKTPAQIIIRWQTQRGVVTIPKSVTESRIKENIQVFDFTLEADEINSITALARGWRYIVPTITVDGKPVPRDAGHPHYPFSDPY, translated from the exons ATGCGACTactcctctccacctcctcctcctcctcctcctcctctctcttcgTCTTTACCCGCCGAGTGCTG CTGCACCGGGCAAGGATGGGCGACTACGCCGTGCTCAACACCGGGCGAAAGATGCCCCTGCTGGGTCTGGGAACGTGGAAAAGTGAACCAGGACAG GTGAAGCAGGCGGTGATATGGGCCTTGCAGTCGGGCTACAGGCACATCGATTGTGCAGCCATCTATGGCAACGAGCAGGAGATTGGAGAAGCTCTACAGGAGACCCTGGGCCCTGAGAAA ACTCTGAGGAGGGAGGATGTGTTTGTGACTTCAAAACTGTGGAACACGAAACATCACCCTGAAGATGTGGAGCCTGCTCTGCTGAAGACCCTGAAGGACCTGAGGCTGGAGTACCTGGATCTCTACCTCATTCACTGGCCTTATGCCTTCCA ACGGGGAGATAGCACCTTCCCAAAAAAGGAGGACGGCACCCTTCTCTATGACGACATTGACTACAAACTAACCTGGTCTGCTATGGAGAAGCTTGTGGGGAAAGGTCTTGTGAGAGCTATAGGGCTTTCCAACTTCAATAGTCGGCAGATTGATGATGTGTTATCGGTTGCTGCCATCAAGCCCACCGTGCTGCAG GTGGAGAGCCACCCGTATCTTGCCCAAGTGGAGCTGCTCACTCACTGCCGAGATAGAGGCCTGGTGATGACGGCATACAGTCCCCTCGGGTCTCCAGACAGAGCCTGGAAGCATCCCGATGAGCCCGTCCTGCTTGATGAACCAGCTATTGCCTCTCTGGCCGTGAAGTACAACAAAACACCCGCACAGATAATCATTAG GTGGCAAACTCAGCGAGGGGTAGTAACCATTCCAAAGAGCGTCACTGAGTCCCGAAtcaaagagaatattcag GTGTTTGACTTCACTCTGGAGGCGGATGAGATTAACAGTATCACAGCCCTGGCCAGGGGCTGGCGGTACATTGTACCAACGATAACA gttgATGGAAAGCCTGTACCAAGGGATGCGGGACATCCTCACTATCCTTTCAGTGACCCCTACTAA
- the akr1a1b gene encoding aldo-keto reductase family 1 member A1-B isoform X2, which produces MGDYAVLNTGRKMPLLGLGTWKSEPGQVKQAVIWALQSGYRHIDCAAIYGNEQEIGEALQETLGPEKTLRREDVFVTSKLWNTKHHPEDVEPALLKTLKDLRLEYLDLYLIHWPYAFQRGDSTFPKKEDGTLLYDDIDYKLTWSAMEKLVGKGLVRAIGLSNFNSRQIDDVLSVAAIKPTVLQVESHPYLAQVELLTHCRDRGLVMTAYSPLGSPDRAWKHPDEPVLLDEPAIASLAVKYNKTPAQIIIRWQTQRGVVTIPKSVTESRIKENIQVFDFTLEADEINSITALARGWRYIVPTITVDGKPVPRDAGHPHYPFSDPY; this is translated from the exons ATGGGCGACTACGCCGTGCTCAACACCGGGCGAAAGATGCCCCTGCTGGGTCTGGGAACGTGGAAAAGTGAACCAGGACAG GTGAAGCAGGCGGTGATATGGGCCTTGCAGTCGGGCTACAGGCACATCGATTGTGCAGCCATCTATGGCAACGAGCAGGAGATTGGAGAAGCTCTACAGGAGACCCTGGGCCCTGAGAAA ACTCTGAGGAGGGAGGATGTGTTTGTGACTTCAAAACTGTGGAACACGAAACATCACCCTGAAGATGTGGAGCCTGCTCTGCTGAAGACCCTGAAGGACCTGAGGCTGGAGTACCTGGATCTCTACCTCATTCACTGGCCTTATGCCTTCCA ACGGGGAGATAGCACCTTCCCAAAAAAGGAGGACGGCACCCTTCTCTATGACGACATTGACTACAAACTAACCTGGTCTGCTATGGAGAAGCTTGTGGGGAAAGGTCTTGTGAGAGCTATAGGGCTTTCCAACTTCAATAGTCGGCAGATTGATGATGTGTTATCGGTTGCTGCCATCAAGCCCACCGTGCTGCAG GTGGAGAGCCACCCGTATCTTGCCCAAGTGGAGCTGCTCACTCACTGCCGAGATAGAGGCCTGGTGATGACGGCATACAGTCCCCTCGGGTCTCCAGACAGAGCCTGGAAGCATCCCGATGAGCCCGTCCTGCTTGATGAACCAGCTATTGCCTCTCTGGCCGTGAAGTACAACAAAACACCCGCACAGATAATCATTAG GTGGCAAACTCAGCGAGGGGTAGTAACCATTCCAAAGAGCGTCACTGAGTCCCGAAtcaaagagaatattcag GTGTTTGACTTCACTCTGGAGGCGGATGAGATTAACAGTATCACAGCCCTGGCCAGGGGCTGGCGGTACATTGTACCAACGATAACA gttgATGGAAAGCCTGTACCAAGGGATGCGGGACATCCTCACTATCCTTTCAGTGACCCCTACTAA
- the nasp gene encoding nuclear autoantigenic sperm protein: MPEETAVPSSSECMDEKPCSSTAAVGDGSVDVFEEAKKLIGTGKRHLVMGDAVSAVSVFQDACGMLAEKYGDTADECGEAFFLCGKALLDLARVENTVLGNALEGVPEESSEEGEKQNDSKIESADNLDDDDDDDDDDHENAEEKEEEEEVGNLQLAWEMLEVAKVIYKRKESQEDQLMTAQIFLKLGEVGAESGNYAQALEDFQECLVLQLKHLPPHSRLLAETHYQLGTTFSYMGQYKQSIEHFSSSIKVIESRLAMLEEVISKAEGAEAAKEEKSELEELKQLLPDIKEKVEDAKESQRTAAAASEAIQQTLGGASTSSSFPGENGGASSSTAGPISDKPADCASSSKPPSDISHLVRKKRKPEEESPKKDSEAKKAKQEATLNGNGDSASNGNGVQEKMQQETTA; encoded by the exons ATGCCCGAGGAAACTGCGGTTCCTTCCAGCTCCGAGTG CATGGATGAGAAGCCTTGTTCCTCGACGGCAGCTGTTGGTGACGG CTCCGTCGATGTTTTTGAAGAAGCCAAGAAGCTAATTGGCACCGGAAAGCGGCACTTGGTTATGGGCGATGCTGTATCAGCTGTCAGTGTGTTTCAGGATGCATGTGGAATGCt ggcgGAGAAATATGGTGATACAGCTGATGAATGTGGGGAAGCATTCTTTTTGTGTGGGAAGGCTCTGCTGGACCTTGCCAG GGTTGAGAACACTGTTCTTGGAAATGCCTTGGAGGGTGTACCAGAGGAGTCCTCTGAAGAAGGCGAGAAACAGAACGATTCCAAAATTGAAAGTGCAGACAACCTAGACG atgatgacgacgacgatgatgatgaccaTGAAAATGCTGAAGAGAAG gaggaggaagaggaagtgggGAACTTACAGTTGGCTTGGGAGATGTTAGAAGTTGCTAAAGTCATCTACAAAAG gaaGGAGAGCCAAGAGGACCAACTTATGACTGCACAGATATTTTTGAAACTTGGGGAAGTTGGTGCTGAATCCG GTAACTACGCCCAAGCTCTAGAGGACTTCCAGGAGTGCTTGGTACTGCAGCTGAAGCACCTGCCCCCACACAGCCGCTTGCTGGCTGAGACCCACTACCAGCTGGGTACAACCTTCAGCTACATGGGACAGTATAAACAGTCCATCGAGCACTTCAGTAGCTCAATCAAGGTCATCGAGAGCCGCCTAG CCATGCTTGAGGAGGTGATCAGCAAGGCTGAGGGTGCAGAGGCAGCAAAGGAAGAGAAAAGCGAACTTGAAGAGCTGAAGCAGCTGTTGCCTGACATTAAAGAGAAAGTAGAAGATGCCAAGGAGAGTCAGaggactgctgctgctgcatccGAGGCCATTCAGCAGACCCTG GGTGGGGCATCTACGTCATCTTCGTTCCCAGGGGAAAATGGAGGCGCGTCATCTTCCACAGCCGGTCCG ATTTCAGACAAGCCAGCTGATTGCGCATCGTCCTCTAAGCCACCGTCCGACATTTCTCACTTAGTCCGAAAGAAG AGGAAACCAGAGGAGGAGAGCCCAAAAAAGGACAGTGAAGCTAAAAAGGCCAAACAGGAGGCCACATTAAATGGCAACGGAGACTCAGCCAGCAACGGCAATGGGGTTCAGGAGAAAATGCAGCAGGAG ACCACAGCATGA
- the ccdc17 gene encoding coiled-coil domain-containing protein 17 — MEKPGEFTCRDCHMAFHTAVLLDKHRARFCLGSDMGDPVVLRQGRVEYRAPETGTMRGAQPETRTRTSELVRIRERTTDRGHPDDECPLPQRDSGPQVKVPDSFTQKKLSRQDTPVVPELLRPPQSEKVRLISEQYERQLAQIRAHNHQLQQQKEEIEQCLAALTGLGGPTQLETLLHELREQEERNGGALQQISSLVHAMQTHQGAKEADDPRNSPKDRRMQNVAFDQISSVVSPLSTQIRSLGVAYTQSGGKDPAVLAQMHSLEAEANLLEQSRSSAERRTRQNRSKHQGWTMDTRLMALEKDNQHLKEKIGERSHTEELQLNQQLAKLLVEIGFLRREVEWGREGSRGIPLQPPATFPGTRLDGLLAPISQDQFNVPDTSVPERKSLDTLGPAPYDPVAGFIIFYDMILGVDASLTQLCLVTGLYSIGQEMCRSTALRPVQCQPAGALPYSYSLPQGNYAIVSAKQPAPRIQPSPSLSLVVEVHAGGGLGSCSQCGQDVQQTVPQGWACLELFDQYNQIRSGFWRVPFRVPPVRPLLTVPELNSVPQLGNTELCLRVVNSRDGDTQNFAKIGPRNAGHYKYPTVDSHNQAHLTEPPTLTPLQFPEFSNSDPPPAERPQEKQ, encoded by the exons ATGGAGAAACCGGGGGAGTTCACGTGCCGTGACTGCCACATGGCTTTCCACACTGCGGTGCTCCTGGACAAGCACCGAGCACGCTTCTGCCTTGGGAGTGACATGGGAGACCCGGTGGTATTGAGGCAGGGTCGTGTGGAGTACCGTGCACCTGAGACGGGGACCATGAGAGGTGCTCAACCCGAAACCAGGACCAGGACATCCGAACTTGTTCGT ATCAGAGAAAGAACCACTGACAGGGGTCACCCTGATGATGAGTGTCCCCTCCCACAGAGGGACAGTGGACCCCAGGTGAAAGTGCCAGACAGTTTCACCCAAAAGAAACTCAGCAGACAG GATACGCCTGTTGTGCCAGAGCTCCTTCGGCCTCCTCAGAGTGAGAAGGTGCGACTGATATCAGAACAATACGAGAGGCAGCTGGCTCAGATCAGAGCTCACAACCATCAACTACAGCAACAGAAAGAAG AAATTGAGCAGTGTTTAGCTGCACTGACAGGTCTGGGCGGACCAACCCAGTTGGAGACCCTGCTTCATGAGTTgagagagcaggaggagagaAACGGGGGCGCTCTACAGCAGATCAGCTCCCTGGTTCATGCCATGCAAACACACCAGGG GGCCAAAGAGGCTGATGACCCTCGTAATTCTCCTAAAGACAGAAGGAtgcaaaatgttgcttttgacCAAATTTCCTCTGTGGTCAGCCCTCTGTCAACCCAGATAAG GTCACTTGGAGTGGCGTACACGCAGTCAGGTGGAAAAGACCCAGCGGTTCTGGCACAGATGCACAGCCTGGAAGCCGAGGCGAACCTTTTGGAGCAGAGCAGGTCCAGTGCTGAGCGCAGAACCAGACAAAACA GATCAAAGCATCAAGGATGGACTATGGACACTAGGTTGATGGCATTGGAGAAGGATAACCAGCATTTGAAAGAGAAGATCGGGGAGAGAAGCCATACTGAAG AGCTTCAGCTTAATCAGCAGCTGGCCAAACTGCTGGTTGAGATAGGATTCCTGCGCAGGGAGGTGGAATGGGGCAGAGAAGGATCCAGGGGGATCCCTCTTCAACCTCCTGCCACGTTTCCTGGGACTCGTCTGGATGGCTTGCTGGCCCCTATCTCTCAG GATCAGTTCAACGTGCCAGACACCTCGGTGCCAGAAAGGAAGAGTTTGGACACTCTTGGACCAGCACCATATGACCCTGT GGCTGGCTTCATAATTTTTTATGACATGATCCTGGGTGTGGACGCCAGCCTAACTCAGTtgtgtctggtgactgggctctACTCTATTGGACAGGAGATGTGTCGATCTACTGCCCTCCGACCTGTGCAGTGCCAACCTGCTGGGGCTTTACCATATTCTTACAGTCTGCCCCAGGGCAACTATGCCATAGTGTCCGCTAAACAACCTGCACCTAG AATACAGCCCTCCCCTTCCCTGTCCCTTGTTGTGGAGGTCCATGCTGGCGGTGGTCTTGGCTCTTGTAGTCAGTGTGGTCAGGATGTCCAGCAGACGGTACCTCAGGGCTGGGCATGCCTGGAGCTTTTCGACCAATACAACCAGATTCGCAGTGGTTTTTGGAGAGTGCCTTTCCGTGTCCCACCCGTGAGGCCCTTGCTCACCGTTCCTGAGCTCAACTCAGTTCCGCAG cttggTAACACAGAGTTATGCCTTAGAGTGGTTAACAGCCGCGATGGAGACACCCAGAACTTTGCTAAAATAGGTCCAAGAAATGCTGGTCACTACAAGTACCCCACTGTG GATTCACACAATCAAGCACACCTGACCGAGCCACCAACTCTAACACCATTACAGTTCCCAGAGTTTTCAAACTCTGATCCTCCTCCAGCAGAAAGGCCACAGGAGAAGCAGTAA